The sequence GCCCGCAGCCGCAGCCCCCGGCGCACCCCCCGCACGAGCCAGGCCGGCTGGGCGGGAAGCCCGAGCGCATGACGCAGCTGCTCGTCCATCAGGGCGATCGTGATCCGGCGCACGAAGGGACGCAACGGCAGCGGCGCGACCGCCCGGGCGATGCTGATCGTCGCCTCTGCCAGGGCGGTGTTGGCCGGGTCGGGCGCGAAGTGCTCGGTCTCGTAGTCGACCAGCAGCTCGAGATATCCGGCGTATGTCGATGGCAGCCCCTTGATCCCCATCAGCTCGCCGAACCGGGTGGTGACCCGGGCGATCGCCACCAGCTCGTGGGGGTCGAGCTGTCGCCAGCCGAACTCGGAGATCCAGCGCACCGGGCCGACGATCGTGGTGGCCAGGACATAGGCGAACTCGTCGTCGGGGATGTCGTAGTGGCCGTGGATCCGGTTGAGCCGCCGCACGGCTGCGTGCGAGCGAGGCGAGTCGATGCCCTCGATCGTCGACTCCTCGCCGATCAGGACGGTGTCGTCGTAGCGCTTGATGCCGTCGTGCTCGAACTCGCCCGTCTCGTGCAGCAGCCGGGAGATCGAGGGGATGCCGTAGTCGCGCAGGAAGGCGATCCCGGTCCCCTGGACGAAGTCCCAGGGGAAGTCGTGGCGCGAGGTGAGCGCCAGGATCTCGTCGTGGTCGACGTCGGGGTCGAGGAGTCGGATGCGACGCAGGTTGTCGTAGCGCTGGGGGTGGGCCAGCCGCTGCGCGATGCGCTGTCGCAGTCTCAGGACACCCACTCCTTGACCTGCGCGATGGTGGCGGCCGGGTCGTCGGTCGCCGGCGTCAGGTTGAGATGGGTGACGCCCGCCTCGCGGAAGGCCTCGATCCGCTCGCGGACGTAGGAGGGGGGACCCACGAGGTTGGCGGCCTCCAGCCACTCGGTCGGGATGAGCGCCTCGGCCTCCTTCTTCTTGCCCGAGAGATAGAGCTCCTGGATCTGCTCCGCCTCCTGCTCATAGCCGTAGGACACCGCGACGTCGTTGTAGAAGTTCTTGCCCTTCGCGCCCATGCCGCCGACATAGAGGGCGAAGATCGGCCGCGCCAGGTCGAGGAGCGCCTTCGTCTCCGGGCCCTCGCCGATCGCGACCATCCCGCCGGCGTTGATCTGGAGCGGGCCGAGGTCGTCGGA comes from Nocardioides piscis and encodes:
- a CDS encoding oxygenase MpaB family protein, yielding MGVLRLRQRIAQRLAHPQRYDNLRRIRLLDPDVDHDEILALTSRHDFPWDFVQGTGIAFLRDYGIPSISRLLHETGEFEHDGIKRYDDTVLIGEESTIEGIDSPRSHAAVRRLNRIHGHYDIPDDEFAYVLATTIVGPVRWISEFGWRQLDPHELVAIARVTTRFGELMGIKGLPSTYAGYLELLVDYETEHFAPDPANTALAEATISIARAVAPLPLRPFVRRITIALMDEQLRHALGLPAQPAWLVRGVRRGLRLRALALRFAPPRTTPYRHRATTYPGGHVLTQLGPLSMLEELNDQSGRRASGGVA